One Mycoplasmoides pneumoniae FH genomic region harbors:
- the deoD gene encoding purine-nucleoside phosphorylase, producing the protein MTPHINAKKDDIAKVVLMPGDPLRAKWIAEQFMEKPRLVNEVRGMLAFTGQYKGKTITIMGHGMGIPSIGIYSYELMKFYEVNTIIRIGSCGALQDSLNLQDLIIAAKAWSESIYANDMGVEVPADKILMASPQLVELAKKTANQLQLAFHEGLVFCEDAFHQTRKDVLKLAQEKHALAVEMEAHALYANAMLLNKQALTMLTVSDSLVTHAALPAEQRQATFKNMAILSLEMASQLV; encoded by the coding sequence ATGACACCGCACATAAACGCAAAAAAAGATGACATTGCTAAGGTTGTTTTAATGCCCGGTGATCCCTTACGTGCTAAGTGGATTGCGGAACAATTTATGGAAAAGCCCCGGCTCGTCAACGAAGTGCGGGGCATGTTAGCTTTTACCGGTCAGTATAAGGGTAAGACCATTACCATTATGGGCCATGGCATGGGGATTCCCTCAATTGGGATTTATTCTTATGAACTGATGAAGTTCTATGAGGTTAATACCATTATCCGAATTGGTAGTTGCGGGGCGTTGCAAGATTCCTTAAACCTCCAGGACCTCATTATTGCCGCTAAGGCTTGGAGTGAGTCGATTTACGCTAACGACATGGGTGTGGAAGTGCCAGCAGACAAGATCTTAATGGCCTCCCCGCAACTAGTAGAGTTAGCTAAAAAGACCGCTAACCAACTTCAACTGGCCTTCCATGAGGGCTTGGTGTTCTGTGAGGATGCCTTCCACCAAACCAGGAAAGACGTGTTAAAGCTAGCACAAGAAAAACACGCTTTAGCAGTGGAAATGGAAGCGCATGCTCTGTACGCTAATGCCATGCTGCTCAACAAGCAAGCGTTAACGATGCTCACGGTGTCCGATTCTTTGGTAACCCATGCTGCTCTACCAGCGGAACAACGCCAAGCCACCTTTAAGAACATGGCTATCTTATCCTTGGAAATGGCTAGCCAACTCGTTTAA
- a CDS encoding lipoprotein: MKKQLKYWFSLMGLTMSVGLTACSSNQFVFANFESYVSPLLLERAEAKQPMTFLTYPTNEKLINGFANNTYTVAVASSYAVSELQQQGHLLPIDWAKFNLKKTQNGSNQATIQNKEDAKELFTKEIGDISGELLNWGVPYFLQDLVFVYRGEKIQELEGQDVTWSTIIKAIVNHKDRFNNNRLALIDDARTIFSLANVVHHEVKNTTVDVNPTGSTLNYFGNVYESFANLGLKRDNLNTLFVNSDSNIIINELANGRRQGGIVYNGDAVYAALGGDLRDEINENNLPNGDNFHIVQPKHSPVALDFLIINQQQTHFRDAAHQLIYQLALEGADQTAEELLKTDEEKGTSDEDYYTYGAMQNFSYVNYVSPLKNISDETTGIVFKENKQADTKRVVKQQSQSEQQSESAEKEETEQDDFYTATLKSLLKADSLDDKAKKLVDTIKKTYKIKKADNINWANLIEKPITPLQRSNLTLSWLDFKQRFW; the protein is encoded by the coding sequence ATGAAAAAACAGTTAAAGTATTGGTTTAGTCTAATGGGACTAACCATGTCAGTTGGGTTAACTGCTTGTAGTTCCAACCAGTTTGTGTTTGCTAACTTTGAGTCGTATGTGTCGCCCTTACTTTTAGAAAGGGCAGAAGCCAAGCAACCAATGACCTTTCTTACTTATCCTACTAACGAAAAGTTAATTAACGGATTTGCTAACAATACCTATACGGTAGCAGTGGCCTCGAGTTATGCTGTGAGTGAACTGCAGCAACAAGGCCACTTACTACCAATTGATTGAGCTAAATTCAATTTAAAGAAAACCCAAAATGGTAGTAACCAAGCCACCATTCAAAACAAAGAGGATGCCAAAGAATTATTTACCAAAGAAATAGGCGACATTAGTGGTGAACTTTTAAACTGGGGTGTGCCCTACTTTTTACAAGACCTCGTGTTTGTTTACCGGGGCGAAAAGATTCAAGAACTTGAAGGTCAAGATGTTACTTGATCAACGATTATTAAAGCTATTGTTAATCACAAAGACCGCTTTAACAACAACCGTTTAGCCTTAATTGATGATGCTAGAACAATCTTTTCCTTAGCGAACGTCGTGCACCATGAGGTTAAGAATACCACGGTAGATGTTAATCCTACAGGTAGCACCTTAAACTACTTTGGCAACGTTTACGAAAGTTTTGCAAATTTAGGTCTAAAACGTGATAACCTCAACACGCTCTTTGTCAATTCGGACTCCAACATTATTATTAATGAATTAGCTAATGGCAGAAGACAAGGTGGCATTGTTTACAATGGTGATGCCGTATATGCCGCTTTGGGCGGTGATCTCCGCGATGAAATTAATGAGAATAACTTGCCCAACGGCGATAACTTCCACATTGTGCAACCGAAACACTCGCCTGTGGCCCTAGACTTTCTCATTATTAACCAGCAACAAACTCACTTTAGAGATGCTGCACACCAGTTAATTTACCAGTTGGCCTTAGAAGGCGCTGATCAAACAGCAGAAGAATTATTAAAAACTGATGAAGAGAAAGGTACCAGTGATGAGGACTATTACACTTATGGTGCAATGCAGAATTTTAGTTACGTTAACTATGTTTCGCCTTTAAAGAATATTTCTGATGAAACCACTGGGATTGTGTTTAAGGAAAACAAACAAGCTGATACTAAGCGAGTTGTCAAACAACAAAGTCAATCAGAACAACAATCTGAATCAGCAGAAAAGGAAGAAACGGAACAAGATGATTTCTACACTGCTACTCTCAAAAGTTTGTTGAAAGCGGACAGTTTAGATGACAAAGCTAAGAAGTTAGTAGACACAATTAAAAAGACTTACAAGATCAAAAAAGCCGACAATATTAATTGGGCTAACTTAATCGAGAAACCAATTACCCCATTACAAAGGAGTAATTTAACATTATCGTGGCTTGACTTTAAGCAACGCTTTTGATAA
- the tsaD gene encoding tRNA (adenosine(37)-N6)-threonylcarbamoyltransferase complex transferase subunit TsaD, with product MEQPLCILGIETTCDDTSIGVITESKVQAHIVLSSAKLHAQTGGVVPEVAARSHEQNLLKALQQSGVVLEQITHIAYAANPGLPGCLHVGATFARSLSFLLDKPLLPINHLYAHIFSALIDQDINQLKLPALGLVVSGGHTAIYLIKSLFDLELIAETSDDAIGEVYDKVGRAMGFPYPAGPQLDSLFQPELVKSHYFFRPSTKWTKFSYSGLKSQCFTKIKQLRERKGFNPQTHDWNEFASNFQATIIDHYINHVKDAIQQHQPQMLLLGGGVSANKYLREQVTQLQLPYLIAPLKYTSDNGAMIGFYANLLINGKNN from the coding sequence ATGGAACAACCTTTGTGTATCTTGGGAATTGAAACCACTTGTGATGACACTAGCATAGGGGTAATCACTGAGAGTAAGGTACAAGCACACATTGTTTTATCATCCGCCAAATTACACGCCCAAACTGGTGGCGTAGTGCCCGAAGTTGCAGCTAGGAGTCACGAACAAAACTTGCTTAAAGCACTGCAACAATCAGGGGTTGTTTTAGAACAAATTACTCACATTGCTTATGCCGCTAATCCGGGATTACCCGGTTGTCTGCATGTGGGAGCTACCTTTGCGCGCAGTTTAAGCTTCTTATTGGACAAACCCTTATTGCCCATCAACCACCTTTATGCCCACATCTTCTCGGCCTTAATTGACCAAGATATTAATCAGTTAAAACTCCCCGCTTTAGGCTTAGTGGTGTCCGGGGGGCACACTGCCATTTACCTAATTAAGTCCTTGTTTGACTTGGAGTTAATTGCTGAGACTAGCGATGATGCGATTGGCGAAGTTTATGATAAGGTGGGCCGCGCTATGGGTTTTCCTTATCCAGCTGGACCCCAGTTAGATAGTTTGTTTCAACCGGAGTTAGTTAAGTCACATTATTTCTTTCGTCCTTCCACGAAGTGAACGAAATTTTCCTACTCGGGGTTGAAGTCACAGTGTTTTACCAAGATTAAACAGTTAAGGGAAAGGAAAGGCTTTAATCCCCAAACCCACGATTGGAATGAGTTTGCTTCTAACTTCCAGGCCACCATTATTGATCACTACATCAATCATGTCAAGGATGCCATTCAGCAACACCAACCGCAAATGTTGCTGTTAGGTGGTGGGGTAAGTGCTAATAAATACTTAAGAGAACAGGTAACACAGTTACAGCTGCCTTACTTAATTGCGCCGCTCAAGTACACGAGCGATAACGGGGCGATGATTGGTTTTTATGCTAATCTTTTAATTAATGGCAAAAACAATTAA
- the metK gene encoding methionine adenosyltransferase: MAKTIKHPRWGRYVAEAVGRGHPDKICDQIADSILDECIKQSPTSHVACEVFASKNLIMVGGEILTTGYVDVVQTGWKVLNRLGYTENDFSFLSCINSQSSEINQAVQSNDEIGAGDQGITVGYACSETEQLMPLGSIVAQALVQRAARIIDQYPFIKHDMKSQVVLNYTGNKVQCESVLMSVQHTQDVSLDQLRQTIINQVILPVLTEYGLNDPKIKHLVNPGGSFVVGGPMADTGLTGRKIIVDTYGPYANHGGGSFSGKDPTKVDRTGAYFARFIAKHIVSLGWAEECEVSISWVFSQPLPQSIQVKCFNINKEFSEQLINQVISQYFNWSVAKIIAKLKLLDQVEYFRYAVYGHFGHQTAPWEQLSERDSLQCLIKNFQ; this comes from the coding sequence ATGGCAAAAACAATTAAACATCCCCGATGGGGTAGATATGTAGCAGAAGCAGTTGGTCGTGGTCACCCCGATAAGATCTGTGACCAGATTGCGGACAGTATCTTAGATGAATGCATTAAGCAAAGTCCGACCAGTCACGTTGCTTGTGAGGTCTTTGCTTCCAAAAATCTGATTATGGTGGGCGGGGAAATCCTTACCACTGGTTATGTTGATGTGGTCCAAACCGGTTGAAAGGTATTAAATCGGTTGGGTTACACCGAAAATGACTTTAGCTTTTTGAGTTGTATTAACTCCCAGTCCAGTGAAATTAACCAAGCTGTGCAAAGTAATGACGAAATAGGCGCGGGCGACCAGGGCATTACCGTTGGTTATGCTTGTAGTGAAACCGAGCAATTAATGCCCTTAGGGAGTATCGTAGCGCAAGCGCTGGTGCAACGCGCTGCTCGTATCATTGACCAATACCCCTTCATTAAACACGACATGAAGAGTCAGGTAGTGCTCAACTATACTGGTAACAAAGTTCAATGTGAATCAGTTTTAATGTCGGTACAACATACTCAGGACGTAAGTTTAGACCAACTGCGCCAAACAATTATCAACCAAGTGATCCTCCCCGTATTAACGGAGTACGGTTTAAATGATCCTAAAATCAAACACCTAGTCAATCCCGGGGGTTCGTTTGTCGTTGGGGGCCCGATGGCCGATACGGGGTTAACCGGACGCAAGATTATTGTGGACACCTATGGTCCGTACGCTAATCATGGTGGGGGGAGTTTTAGTGGTAAAGACCCTACCAAGGTCGACCGCACTGGAGCTTACTTTGCGCGCTTTATTGCTAAACACATTGTTAGTTTGGGTTGAGCGGAAGAGTGTGAAGTGAGTATTAGCTGGGTCTTTTCCCAACCATTACCACAATCAATTCAGGTCAAATGCTTTAACATTAATAAGGAATTTAGTGAACAATTAATAAACCAAGTTATAAGTCAATATTTCAATTGATCTGTTGCTAAAATTATTGCAAAGTTAAAACTCCTTGATCAAGTTGAGTACTTTAGGTATGCTGTTTACGGTCACTTTGGTCACCAAACAGCCCCTTGAGAACAACTAAGTGAACGTGACTCGCTGCAATGTTTAATCAAAAATTTCCAATAA
- the deoC gene encoding deoxyribose-phosphate aldolase, giving the protein MKLEYNRIIDSTLLKADTLPHEIDALCADAHKYQFYAVCVNPSYVRYAKNILKGTGVKLCTVVGFPLGQTTQRQKVYETKIAIKEGADEIDMVMNIAEFKKRCACVISEIRAVKKVCGKRTLKVIIETALLNQDEIRDAVNVCIDGNADFVKTSTGFSMRGASLEDITIMREASGNLIKIKASGGVQTAQQFLDFFNAGVSRIGTSNAVKIMEELHKLESHEHR; this is encoded by the coding sequence ATGAAATTAGAATACAACCGCATTATTGACAGTACACTACTTAAAGCTGATACCTTACCCCACGAAATTGATGCTTTATGTGCTGATGCTCATAAGTACCAGTTTTACGCAGTTTGTGTCAATCCTAGCTATGTGCGGTATGCCAAAAATATCCTTAAGGGTACGGGGGTGAAACTGTGCACTGTCGTTGGTTTTCCCTTAGGACAAACAACACAACGCCAGAAGGTGTATGAAACTAAGATTGCCATTAAGGAAGGTGCGGATGAAATTGACATGGTAATGAACATTGCCGAGTTCAAAAAGCGCTGTGCCTGTGTCATTAGTGAAATAAGGGCAGTCAAAAAGGTTTGTGGTAAGCGAACGCTCAAAGTCATTATTGAAACGGCTTTGTTAAACCAGGACGAAATTCGTGATGCCGTTAATGTCTGTATTGATGGTAACGCTGACTTTGTCAAAACTTCTACCGGGTTTTCCATGCGTGGTGCATCATTGGAAGATATCACAATTATGCGCGAAGCTAGTGGTAATCTCATTAAGATCAAAGCATCGGGTGGGGTTCAAACAGCGCAGCAATTCCTTGACTTCTTTAATGCTGGAGTTAGTCGGATTGGCACTTCCAATGCGGTCAAGATTATGGAAGAATTGCACAAACTAGAAAGCCATGAACATCGTTAA
- the cdd gene encoding cytidine deaminase, with amino-acid sequence MKVDLDWVHHKLQEVVNHAYTPFSKFKVACMLVANNQAFYGVNIENASYPVTLCAERSAIANMVTSIGKATIDYVFVYFDTKTPTNSPCGMCRQNIFEFATDKTQLFCIEKDKSFKQFTIPEILKGGFRSYEQ; translated from the coding sequence ATGAAAGTTGATTTAGATTGAGTCCACCACAAGTTACAGGAGGTGGTCAATCATGCCTACACGCCTTTTTCAAAGTTTAAGGTAGCTTGTATGTTGGTGGCCAATAACCAGGCATTTTATGGAGTCAATATTGAAAACGCTTCTTACCCAGTAACCCTGTGTGCGGAACGTAGTGCGATTGCTAACATGGTCACTAGTATCGGCAAGGCCACAATTGATTATGTCTTTGTGTACTTTGACACTAAAACTCCAACCAATTCACCTTGTGGCATGTGTCGGCAAAACATCTTTGAGTTTGCCACTGATAAGACCCAGTTATTCTGCATTGAGAAGGACAAGAGCTTTAAACAATTTACTATTCCCGAAATTTTAAAGGGAGGTTTTCGATCATATGAACAGTAA
- the ffh gene encoding signal recognition particle protein, translating to MFKSMISSIVMRSMQKKINAQTISETDVQAVLKEIRIALLDADVNLLVVKNFIKAIREQTVGQTVEPGQDLQKWLLKVIKQELINILSQPNQEITSKRPLKVMVVGLQGSGKTTTCGKLAVWLKKQFQQKAMLVALDIYRPAAIDQLATLAEQTESVFFAKGTQAPDQTTKEAVKTFKESGCQAIICDTAGRLQTNQELMDELVAIKNELHPDEILMVVDGLSGQEIINVAKEFHNRLKLTGFIITKLDSDARAGAALSLTSLLEVPIKLMGTSEKLTGLEQFHPERIASRILGLGDVMTLVEKVEEVFDKQSLTKTVSKMFLGKMDLEDLLLYMEQMNQMGSVSSIVKMLPGNLTVSDDHVESIEAKVKLWKVLINSMTREERRHPKLINRDPSRKQRIIKGSGRKMDELNKLMKEWSKLQTKTAEMGRMLKGGKNPFSGFGGLGGLGF from the coding sequence ATGTTTAAGTCAATGATCTCGAGCATCGTTATGCGCTCGATGCAAAAAAAGATCAACGCGCAAACGATCAGTGAAACCGATGTCCAAGCCGTTTTAAAGGAAATTCGGATTGCTCTTTTAGACGCTGACGTGAACCTGTTGGTGGTCAAAAACTTCATTAAGGCGATTCGCGAACAAACCGTTGGTCAAACCGTAGAACCCGGTCAGGACTTACAGAAGTGACTGCTCAAAGTAATTAAACAAGAGTTAATCAACATTTTGAGCCAACCCAACCAAGAAATCACTAGTAAACGTCCACTTAAGGTAATGGTAGTCGGTTTACAGGGTTCAGGTAAAACCACTACCTGTGGGAAGTTAGCGGTGTGACTGAAAAAACAGTTTCAACAAAAAGCGATGTTAGTGGCACTAGACATCTACCGCCCCGCTGCGATTGACCAGTTAGCGACCCTAGCCGAACAAACCGAGTCTGTCTTCTTTGCCAAGGGTACCCAAGCCCCCGACCAAACCACCAAGGAGGCCGTTAAGACCTTTAAGGAAAGCGGTTGTCAAGCAATAATCTGTGACACGGCGGGACGGTTACAAACTAATCAGGAATTAATGGATGAGTTGGTAGCAATTAAAAACGAACTCCACCCCGATGAAATCCTAATGGTGGTCGATGGTTTAAGTGGCCAGGAAATTATTAATGTTGCCAAGGAGTTTCATAACCGTTTAAAACTCACCGGTTTTATTATTACCAAGCTTGACAGTGATGCCCGCGCTGGAGCGGCTTTGTCCTTAACGAGTTTGTTGGAAGTTCCGATTAAACTAATGGGGACATCAGAAAAACTCACAGGTCTAGAACAATTTCACCCAGAACGGATTGCCAGTCGGATCTTGGGTTTAGGGGATGTGATGACCTTAGTGGAAAAAGTGGAAGAAGTATTTGACAAACAGAGCTTAACCAAAACAGTTAGCAAGATGTTCTTGGGCAAGATGGACCTGGAAGATCTGTTGCTTTACATGGAACAGATGAACCAAATGGGTTCTGTTAGTAGTATTGTCAAGATGCTCCCGGGTAACTTAACGGTATCGGATGATCATGTAGAGAGCATTGAAGCCAAGGTTAAACTGTGAAAGGTATTAATTAACTCAATGACGCGTGAAGAACGCCGGCACCCCAAATTAATTAATCGTGACCCATCGCGAAAACAACGCATCATTAAGGGTTCGGGACGTAAAATGGATGAACTCAATAAGCTAATGAAGGAGTGGAGTAAACTGCAAACGAAAACAGCAGAAATGGGCCGGATGCTGAAAGGTGGTAAAAATCCCTTTAGTGGCTTTGGTGGACTTGGTGGCTTAGGTTTTTAA
- a CDS encoding ABC transporter permease encodes MKLSKKYLLAVPFFVLMVIFFVVPMAWIIVSGLQNENGASITEKYQPLVGGYSFFQSFWTSLWTATVTVLVALLVAFPFCYFLSQSKNKVFRSFVIALATAPIWSSFLIKLIGLKTLLDLVLGLALNRVGDNNLTFGSGYTLIGMIYLFTPFMFLPLYNNFCILPKNLILASQDLGYNWITSFIKVVIPFSKTAILSGIALTFFPSLTSVAIAQFLDNSNQNNTLGNYVFTLGNNGYDSAIERGRASGAIIIAALITFAFYFVVIFAPRIVRLIQTKCLEYRRVNV; translated from the coding sequence ATGAAACTATCGAAAAAATACCTCTTAGCTGTACCATTCTTTGTTTTAATGGTCATCTTCTTTGTAGTACCAATGGCATGGATTATTGTTAGTGGACTCCAAAATGAAAACGGTGCAAGTATAACGGAAAAGTACCAACCCTTAGTTGGTGGTTATTCTTTCTTTCAGAGTTTTTGAACTAGTCTGTGAACGGCGACTGTGACAGTACTAGTAGCCTTACTGGTTGCCTTTCCCTTTTGTTACTTTTTATCACAAAGTAAAAACAAGGTATTCCGCAGTTTTGTGATTGCCTTAGCTACTGCTCCCATATGGAGTAGTTTTCTCATTAAGTTAATTGGGTTAAAAACACTGTTGGACTTAGTTTTGGGGTTAGCGTTGAACCGGGTGGGTGATAATAACCTCACCTTTGGTAGTGGTTATACCTTGATTGGGATGATCTACCTGTTCACCCCCTTCATGTTTTTACCACTTTACAACAACTTTTGTATCTTACCGAAAAACTTAATCTTAGCTAGTCAAGATTTGGGTTACAACTGGATTACGAGTTTTATTAAGGTAGTTATTCCCTTTTCTAAAACTGCCATTCTGTCAGGGATTGCGTTAACTTTCTTTCCGTCTTTAACCTCGGTAGCGATTGCCCAGTTCTTGGACAACTCGAATCAAAATAACACCTTAGGTAACTATGTCTTTACTTTAGGTAACAATGGTTATGACAGTGCGATTGAGCGCGGCCGTGCTTCTGGTGCCATTATTATTGCGGCTTTAATTACCTTTGCCTTTTACTTTGTGGTGATCTTTGCTCCAAGAATAGTGCGCTTAATCCAGACTAAGTGTTTGGAATACAGGAGGGTTAATGTTTAA
- a CDS encoding ABC transporter permease encodes MFKMKSCKLWLRGSFFVIVLVLIYLPLIIVVLVSFNGSSTRGNIVLDFGNVLNPNPDAKSAYLRLGEADFAIPLLNSVIIGLITVIVSIPIAIMTAFALLRSRQWLNKTVFGIANFSLATPDIITGISLVLLFANTWLSFNQQLGFFTIISSHISFSVPYALVLIYPKMQKLNRNLILASQDLGYSPIATFFHITLPYLLPSILSAILVVFATSFDDYVITSLVQGSVKTVASELYSFRKGIKAWAIAFGAILILVSILAVLLVTLHKYLRFKHKEMLRVKQWKNS; translated from the coding sequence ATGTTTAAGATGAAAAGCTGTAAGTTATGACTACGGGGAAGTTTCTTTGTCATTGTCCTTGTTCTCATCTACCTCCCTTTAATAATAGTTGTCTTAGTTAGTTTTAACGGTTCTTCGACTAGGGGTAACATTGTCTTAGACTTTGGTAATGTTTTAAACCCTAACCCGGATGCCAAGTCAGCATATCTAAGATTAGGGGAAGCGGACTTTGCCATCCCTTTACTCAACTCTGTCATTATTGGCTTAATTACGGTCATTGTCTCGATCCCGATTGCCATCATGACTGCCTTTGCTTTATTGCGATCCAGGCAATGGCTCAATAAAACAGTCTTTGGGATTGCTAACTTTTCTCTAGCAACTCCCGATATTATTACCGGGATATCGCTAGTGTTGTTATTTGCCAACACCTGGTTGAGCTTTAACCAACAGTTAGGTTTCTTTACTATTATTAGTTCCCACATCTCCTTTTCGGTGCCTTATGCCTTGGTGTTAATTTACCCAAAGATGCAAAAGTTAAACCGTAACTTAATCCTAGCGAGTCAGGATTTGGGTTACTCACCCATTGCTACCTTCTTTCACATTACCTTACCTTACTTACTACCGAGTATCTTGTCAGCCATTCTAGTAGTGTTTGCCACGAGCTTTGATGACTATGTGATTACTTCCTTAGTTCAAGGTTCAGTTAAAACAGTCGCCAGTGAGCTCTATTCCTTTAGAAAGGGGATTAAGGCCTGAGCTATTGCCTTTGGTGCCATTTTAATCTTGGTCAGCATTCTAGCTGTCTTGCTAGTAACACTGCACAAGTACCTACGCTTTAAACATAAAGAAATGCTCCGTGTTAAACAATGAAAAAACAGTTAA
- a CDS encoding thymidine phosphorylase — translation MNIVNLISKKQRGKALTETEINWFVHSVNNKSLADYQVSAFLMAVWFQGMNSKELFCLTKAMVKSGESLHFNHHSKLSVDKHSTGGIGDKVSIALIPILTALDYSVAKLSGRGLGYTGGTIDKLEAVGVKTDFTPTEAQNLLDQNDCFIIGQSEGIAPVDKVLYALRDTTATVDSLPLIASSVMSKKLAINNDYIFIDLKYGKGAFCKTKTMAKELAQYMYSIAKQFKRKLYIKLSDMNQVLGKTIGNALEVLEVVHFLKRNWTEVGADFIQLMEQIVTEILIETKRAPNKRAAVALYHATLEGEKPWQRFLKFIELQGSSRERFLDLKELFNPQYKAPVLASQSGTLSYTSPVDLAMVSISLGAGRMVKTDLIDPMAGIKLVKQANEVVKAGDTVLELYSSKPITPAHIEAAQHTIIIKQ, via the coding sequence ATGAACATCGTTAACCTTATTAGTAAAAAGCAACGCGGCAAGGCGTTAACGGAAACAGAAATTAACTGGTTTGTCCATTCCGTTAATAACAAAAGCTTGGCCGATTATCAGGTCAGTGCCTTTTTAATGGCAGTGTGATTTCAGGGGATGAATTCCAAGGAGTTGTTTTGTCTCACCAAAGCGATGGTGAAATCAGGAGAGAGCCTCCACTTTAACCACCACAGCAAGTTAAGTGTTGACAAACACTCCACTGGTGGTATTGGTGACAAGGTTTCCATTGCTTTAATTCCAATCTTAACTGCCTTAGATTACAGTGTCGCAAAACTGTCGGGTCGTGGTTTGGGCTACACTGGTGGCACAATTGACAAATTGGAAGCAGTGGGAGTAAAAACAGATTTTACACCAACAGAGGCGCAGAACTTACTAGACCAAAATGACTGCTTTATTATTGGTCAAAGTGAGGGCATTGCTCCCGTAGACAAGGTGTTGTATGCACTACGCGATACTACGGCAACTGTGGACAGTCTGCCCTTAATTGCTTCCAGTGTCATGTCGAAGAAGTTGGCAATTAACAACGACTACATCTTCATTGACCTTAAGTACGGTAAGGGCGCTTTCTGTAAAACGAAGACGATGGCTAAAGAGCTAGCGCAGTACATGTACAGTATTGCCAAGCAGTTTAAGCGCAAACTCTACATTAAACTAAGTGACATGAACCAGGTTTTGGGTAAAACGATTGGTAATGCGTTAGAGGTCTTGGAAGTAGTGCACTTCTTAAAACGGAATTGAACTGAAGTGGGTGCTGACTTTATTCAGTTGATGGAGCAAATAGTCACTGAAATCCTTATAGAAACAAAACGTGCACCAAACAAACGGGCAGCTGTAGCACTTTACCACGCTACATTAGAGGGCGAAAAACCATGGCAGCGTTTTTTAAAATTTATTGAGCTGCAAGGTAGTAGTCGGGAACGTTTTTTGGATTTAAAAGAGCTGTTTAATCCCCAGTATAAAGCGCCAGTGTTAGCATCTCAAAGTGGTACTTTGAGCTATACCAGTCCGGTGGATTTAGCCATGGTCTCGATTAGCTTAGGTGCTGGTCGAATGGTTAAAACAGATCTGATTGACCCAATGGCGGGGATTAAGTTAGTGAAACAAGCTAACGAAGTGGTAAAAGCTGGGGACACAGTCTTAGAACTTTACAGCTCCAAACCAATTACGCCTGCCCACATAGAAGCTGCGCAGCACACCATTATTATTAAGCAGTAA